A stretch of Eulemur rufifrons isolate Redbay chromosome 5, OSU_ERuf_1, whole genome shotgun sequence DNA encodes these proteins:
- the LOC138383378 gene encoding myosin regulatory light polypeptide 9 isoform X1: MDLTTTMSSKRAKTKTTKKRPQRATSNVFAMFDQSQIQEFKEAFNMIDQNRDGFIDKEDLHDMLASLGKNPTDEYLDAMMNEAPGPINFTMFLTMFGEKLNGTDPEDVIRNAFACFDEEATGTIQEDYLRELLTTMGDRFTDEEVDELYREAPIDKKGNFNYIEFTRILKHGAKDKDD, from the exons ATG GATTTAACCACCACCATGTCTAGTAAAAGGGCAAAGACCAAGACCACCAAGAAGCGCCCTCAGCGCGCAACATCCAATGTATTTGCCATGTTTGACCAGTCACAGATTCAGGAGTTCAAAGAGGCCTTCAACATGATTGATCAGAACAGAGATGGTTTCATTGACAAGGAAGATTTGCATGATATGCTTGCCTCACTAG GGAAAAATCCAACTGATGAGTATCTGGATGCCATGATGAATGAGGCTCCAGGCCCCATCAATTTCACCATGTTTCTCACCATGTTTGGTGAGAAGTTAAATGGCACAGATCCAGAAGATGTCATCAGAAATGCTTTTGCTTGCTTTGATGAAGAAGCAACTG GCACCATTCAGGAAGATTACCTGAGAGAGCTGCTGACAACCATGGGAGATcggtttacagatgaggaagtggatGAGCTGTACAGAGAAGCCCCCATTGACAAAAAGGGGAATTTCAATTACATCGAGTTCACGCGCATCCTTAAACATGGAGCAAAAGACAAAGATGACTGA
- the LOC138383378 gene encoding myosin regulatory light polypeptide 9 isoform X2 — translation MSSKRAKTKTTKKRPQRATSNVFAMFDQSQIQEFKEAFNMIDQNRDGFIDKEDLHDMLASLGKNPTDEYLDAMMNEAPGPINFTMFLTMFGEKLNGTDPEDVIRNAFACFDEEATGTIQEDYLRELLTTMGDRFTDEEVDELYREAPIDKKGNFNYIEFTRILKHGAKDKDD, via the exons ATGTCTAGTAAAAGGGCAAAGACCAAGACCACCAAGAAGCGCCCTCAGCGCGCAACATCCAATGTATTTGCCATGTTTGACCAGTCACAGATTCAGGAGTTCAAAGAGGCCTTCAACATGATTGATCAGAACAGAGATGGTTTCATTGACAAGGAAGATTTGCATGATATGCTTGCCTCACTAG GGAAAAATCCAACTGATGAGTATCTGGATGCCATGATGAATGAGGCTCCAGGCCCCATCAATTTCACCATGTTTCTCACCATGTTTGGTGAGAAGTTAAATGGCACAGATCCAGAAGATGTCATCAGAAATGCTTTTGCTTGCTTTGATGAAGAAGCAACTG GCACCATTCAGGAAGATTACCTGAGAGAGCTGCTGACAACCATGGGAGATcggtttacagatgaggaagtggatGAGCTGTACAGAGAAGCCCCCATTGACAAAAAGGGGAATTTCAATTACATCGAGTTCACGCGCATCCTTAAACATGGAGCAAAAGACAAAGATGACTGA